Genomic DNA from Sandaracinaceae bacterium:
GAGGTGCCGCTGCCCATCGACGCATTCGAGCGGGCTGGCCTCTGCGTCCGACATCGGATCGCCGCCGAGAAACCGCACTGGAAGTTCGGTCGTGTGCGCGATGACGCGTGGGTATTCGTGCTGACGGGCGGCTGAATCACGTCGGGCTCTCCGGCCAGACGGAGCTTCCGCGGGCTCCTCTCGGTCGTACCGGACGCGTCGCGCACACGGAACAGCGGCGTGTCGTCCGGAAACACGTCGACGACCGAGTCGCCGTCGGCGAGCACGAGCGCGATCGCGTCGACGCCGGCGTGCACCTCGAGCTCGAGCGTTCGCCGGTCGCGCAAGCGCACGAGGATCAGTCCCCGTCGATACTTGACCATCATGATTCCGGGCACCGAGTGCGGGTACGCCTCGATGAGCTCGGAAGGATCGTGGGCGATGGTTCGTCCGAACGGGATCTCGACGGGGAGGTCGGCCGCGGACGCGGGAAGCAGACGAAGCACGCCCTCGGCGATCTCGTATCGAACACCGTTGACCTCGTCGATGGCTCCCCGGCTGGCGGCGAGATCCACGACGATGGGCGCGCGCTGTGGAGGGACCGGCGGAGCACCCGGCGCAAACCGCGCGAGATCGATGGTGGCACTAATCGATCCGTCCCGGATTTGAAGCTGTCGCCCCGAGGGCGAGAGCCAGTGCCGGCGAGGCACCATGCCCATGTCGAACGTCGCTAGGGGAGGGACTGCATTTGTCCCAGGGCTCGCGGACGCCGTCGCCAGCGCCACCCTGAACGTGCCCGACGCGGGCCCATAGCCCCGCCGATTTCGAACGGCGCGAGCAGCCCGTGGTCATTCCGGCAGCGTCAGAAAACCGTCCACGAGTTCGGGTCAGTTCCAGGACACCCTTGAACATCGCGGACCAGTCGGCCGACAAGGTCGCGCAGTTCGGCGCGAACACGCGGATGGGGCGACCTGCGCACCCCGAGGAGATCGCCCCCGCCTTCGTGTTCTTCGCGTCGGAAGCGGACTCTGGCTACTGCACGGGAGAGGTGTTGGGCCTGCTGGGCGGCGGCACGAGGTCCCACTGACGCGGCGGACTGCCCCGTCTGGGGCAACTCATCGAGACCCAAGAGAAGCTCGACAAGGCCCGCACCTACCGTGAGCGCACGCTCTCGAGAGGCCGCGTAGAGCACGCCGCGTCGTCCTGACCTTTGCGCTCGGGACTGGCGAGCGGACGGCCTCTACCCCTCACGCACCGACAGTGGACCCCTGAGCGCCAGCGCCTGACGTCAGGGAGCCGGCGCGGGGGTCGCGGGGTCGCTGGGGCTCGCGGGGAACGAAAACCCCCGGCCCCAGCCGAAGCGCGCCGCGCCCGTCCGTGCGTCGAGCACGTTCAGGACGCCGCCCGCGACCACGAACACGCGGCCCCCTTCAGCGGCCACCCGCGGGTTGCCGAAGCCGTGCAGGCGTACGCGGAAGAGCTCTCGCCCGGTGGATGCCTCCGCGGCATGGAGCATGGCGACCTGCTCGGGGTGGGCCACGCCCGCGACATAGGCGACGCCGTCGTGCACCGCGCTGCCCGACCCGCCGAAGGCCAACGGCACCACCACGTCGTAGCCGTTGGGCCCGGAGCGTCGCAGGTGGAAGCTCCTCTGCCGCTGCGGCTCCACCACCACCGAGAGCGCGGCGTCGATGGGATAGACCCACGCCCCGGACACGAGCGCGGGGCGCACGCTCCCGCCCGCGTCCTGGATGCGCAGCGCTCGGTCGGTGGCGACCGTGCTCGTGGTGATCTCGCTGCGCACGTTGCCGTCCTCCCAGTGGAAGCGCTCGGCGGTGCCGCTCACGTTGAGGTGGAACGAGCTCGCGTTTTCGCAGACGAGCACCACCTCGCGGGGTGCGGCGTGCGTCCAGAACAACGCGCCGCTGGCCCCGTCCAGGATCACGATGCTGGCTGTCGCGTCGGGGGCGTCGACCCGAACGCGCCCCACCACATCCAACGTGCTGTCCCCCGTCGCGCGAACGAGGCAGAGGTCCCCCGAGAGCCCGAGGGCAGGCAGGGTGAGCAGATGGAAGCTTCGCCGACCAGGGTTCGCGCGCCTCCGCACGACCACCTGTTCCGGCCCGCTGGCGGCGTTGCGAGCGCTCGGCGCCCGCCCTTCGTCGCTCGGCTGTGGGACCTCCACGTTGCGTAGGGGAGCCTCGATGCGGATCTCGGTGGACGGACCCGCGATGGGCACGGCGCTGGGGTCCTGATACCGGCCGTGGGCGAACACGCGGAACGTGCCCTGGTGCTCGTCGACGGGGGCGAAGCGCACCCACTCGAGCTGCGGCGCGAGGCGCTCCTTGCCCAGGCGGCAGGCGCGCAGGCTCGCCCGGTCGCGCCCCGCCGTGGCCTCCGTCATGCAGCCGTCGAACTCCTGGTACGCATAGGCCGGGTCGCCGGTCGCCTCGAGCTCCTCCGCGATGAGACGCCGCAGCGCCGGCGTGCTTCCGAGCGCAGCCGCCTCACGCGCGCGGCCCAAGGCGCCCGCGTGGTCACCGCTGCGGCGAAGCTGCGTGGCTTGGGCGGTGAGCTGTCGACGCTGCTGGGCGGCCTCGCGGCTGAGGGCCGCGGGACGCTGGGCGGCGGCGTGGCCCGCGTTGGCCAGCAGCACGACGACCGCCAGCGTTCGCAGCGTGATGAGACGGCGAGGGTGCGATTCGTGGGTGTGAGTCATGGGAGGCGTGCCACCGAGCCACACTACGGACCACTGTTCGCCGGGTCGCAAGCCGGCTCTGCAGGGTTGCAATAGAGGTTCGGCATCAGCTCGCCCGACCACTTGGCGCGAAGGCCCGCGTTGCTGTTGTTGTTGCTTGGGTCGAGGTCCCAGAAGGCCAGGCCGAATCGCTCCCGGTGGAACCAGGGCCCGATGTGCCCGCCCCAGTAGCCCTCGGCGAGTAGCGTATTGCAGAAGCCGCGCGACCACTTGATCGCCCACGGGATGTTCGACTTCGGACCACTGAAGATTCCTTCGGCGCCCGGTACCGTGGTGCAGCCGGGATGGCCGTCAGGCAGGTAGGGGGCTTGATCCTCGAGGTCGGGAATGAACGTCGCTCCGCAGTGAGCGTTGTTGCTGCCTTGGCAGGGGCCGTATGCCGAGCCCACTTCGCCCGGGTACTCGTCGTCCCACATCGTGGTGTGCGAACGCTCCTGGCCCCATTGTGCACGCGCGAACATGCAGTGGTCGGGCTGCACCTGACGGTCTTCGCTCGTGTAGCCGATGAGGGCTCGAAGGTGATTGATCGCGATGCGGTGCCATTCGTCGAGCTCCGCCTTCGTGGGGTTGTTGACGTCCGCGAAAGGGT
This window encodes:
- a CDS encoding PQQ-binding-like beta-propeller repeat protein, with protein sequence MTHTHESHPRRLITLRTLAVVVLLANAGHAAAQRPAALSREAAQQRRQLTAQATQLRRSGDHAGALGRAREAAALGSTPALRRLIAEELEATGDPAYAYQEFDGCMTEATAGRDRASLRACRLGKERLAPQLEWVRFAPVDEHQGTFRVFAHGRYQDPSAVPIAGPSTEIRIEAPLRNVEVPQPSDEGRAPSARNAASGPEQVVVRRRANPGRRSFHLLTLPALGLSGDLCLVRATGDSTLDVVGRVRVDAPDATASIVILDGASGALFWTHAAPREVVLVCENASSFHLNVSGTAERFHWEDGNVRSEITTSTVATDRALRIQDAGGSVRPALVSGAWVYPIDAALSVVVEPQRQRSFHLRRSGPNGYDVVVPLAFGGSGSAVHDGVAYVAGVAHPEQVAMLHAAEASTGRELFRVRLHGFGNPRVAAEGGRVFVVAGGVLNVLDARTGAARFGWGRGFSFPASPSDPATPAPAP